In one window of Gemmatimonas sp. UBA7669 DNA:
- the trxA gene encoding thioredoxin — MSHAAILDVTTATFDDVVVQQSHTVPVLVDFWATWCGPCRALGPILERLTEEYAGGFVLAKVDTDREQALAARFQIRSIPTVSLYVGGKPVAGFPGALPEGQIRKFLAQHGVHPKRASREWSADPATRVSELRAAVAESPTRGDLQLTLAEALLAVEQDTEALRVLEGLPAELYGDAAAQRLRARIALRARVVHALDLAALAARVEQTPEDAEAAVLLGVRLALGGDVARAVDVLLEAVRAQKGGEATSARDALVEVLQLVDDEELVRGARRRMAAVLF; from the coding sequence ATGTCGCACGCTGCCATTCTTGATGTCACCACCGCGACCTTTGACGACGTCGTGGTACAGCAGTCGCACACGGTGCCGGTGCTGGTGGATTTCTGGGCCACCTGGTGCGGCCCCTGCCGGGCGCTGGGCCCCATACTGGAACGCCTGACCGAGGAGTACGCCGGCGGCTTTGTACTGGCCAAGGTGGACACCGACCGTGAGCAGGCCCTGGCCGCGCGGTTTCAGATCCGCAGCATTCCCACGGTGTCGCTGTACGTGGGGGGCAAGCCGGTGGCCGGTTTCCCGGGGGCCCTGCCCGAGGGGCAGATCCGCAAGTTTCTGGCGCAGCATGGTGTGCATCCCAAGCGCGCGTCGCGCGAGTGGTCAGCCGACCCGGCCACGCGGGTGAGCGAGCTGCGTGCGGCGGTGGCCGAGTCACCCACGCGGGGCGACCTGCAACTGACCCTGGCCGAGGCCCTGCTGGCGGTGGAGCAGGACACGGAGGCGCTGCGGGTGCTGGAGGGTTTGCCGGCCGAGTTGTACGGCGACGCGGCGGCGCAGCGGCTCAGGGCGCGCATTGCATTGCGCGCGCGGGTGGTGCATGCGCTGGACCTGGCGGCCCTGGCGGCGCGTGTGGAGCAGACGCCGGAGGATGCGGAGGCGGCGGTGTTGCTGGGCGTGCGCCTCGCGCTTGGCGGTGATGTGGCGCGCGCGGTGGATGTGCTGCTGGAGGCCGTGCGGGCGCAGAAGGGCGGCGAGGCGACCAGCGCGCGGGATGCACTGGTGGAGGTGCTGCAGCTCGTGGACGACGAGGAGTTGGTGCGCGGGGCGCGGCGGCGGATGGCGGCGGTGTTGTTCTAG
- the dprA gene encoding DNA-processing protein DprA — protein MSDLALQPGNLHDERVALVALLLGGAVPKAHLAAMVEHAGSAIAILAHSYRSSAAQAALFESNPDPLIERALREVDSWDDLPYAAWTVLDEEYPSLLRTVHNRPPLLFVEGNADLMELTGVSIVGTRQATDAGLRRATKLAKELGRRGLVIVSGLAAGIDTAAHTAALDVGARTIAVVGTGLQRTYPKANTFLARRIVNEGGALVSQFLPASPPTQSSFPQRNVTMSGLSVATVVVEASATSGARMQARSALQHGRTVFLLRSLVDQHEWAQAMVDQGIDGAKAYVLSDTDDLVSRMDPAYTPQAFQVA, from the coding sequence ATGTCAGATCTCGCACTGCAACCCGGCAACCTCCACGACGAGCGTGTAGCCCTCGTCGCGTTGTTGTTGGGAGGCGCCGTACCGAAGGCGCATCTCGCGGCCATGGTGGAGCACGCGGGTAGCGCCATCGCGATCTTGGCACACAGCTACCGCAGTTCGGCGGCGCAGGCGGCTCTCTTTGAGTCGAATCCCGATCCACTCATCGAGCGCGCCTTACGTGAGGTGGACAGTTGGGACGATCTGCCGTACGCCGCATGGACGGTGCTCGATGAGGAGTATCCTTCGCTTCTCAGAACGGTGCACAATCGTCCGCCGCTACTGTTTGTCGAGGGCAACGCCGACCTGATGGAACTGACTGGCGTGTCCATTGTCGGTACGCGCCAGGCGACTGATGCCGGTCTCCGTCGGGCCACCAAGTTGGCAAAAGAGTTGGGGCGTCGTGGACTGGTGATCGTATCCGGCTTGGCGGCCGGCATCGATACGGCCGCGCACACGGCGGCTCTCGATGTCGGGGCCCGTACCATTGCGGTAGTCGGCACCGGCTTGCAGCGCACCTATCCCAAGGCCAACACCTTCCTCGCTCGTCGCATCGTCAATGAGGGTGGGGCGCTCGTGTCGCAGTTCCTCCCGGCGTCTCCCCCCACCCAGTCGAGTTTTCCGCAGCGCAATGTCACCATGTCCGGCCTCAGTGTTGCAACGGTAGTGGTTGAGGCGTCTGCGACGTCCGGTGCGCGTATGCAGGCGCGGTCCGCGTTGCAGCACGGGCGAACGGTGTTTCTCCTCCGCTCGCTCGTTGATCAACATGAGTGGGCGCAAGCCATGGTGGACCAAGGAATCGATGGGGCCAAGGCATACGTGCTGTCCGACACCGATGATTTGGTCAGCCGCATGGATCCGGCATACACGCCGCAAGCCTTCCAGGTCGCGTGA